CTAAATCTCCATCAGCTCTAAGTAAGGCAGCTACTAATGAGCTTAAACTCGGAGTTTCTTGTGCCAATTCTACAATGTTTGGTGTTGCGGCTGGTGTTTTAGTGCCATCGTCATCACTACTACATGATGTTGCTATTAATGATAGACTAAAAAGTGCGATAAAAAAGTGTTTCGTTTTCATAATGTCTAATTTATTTTGTTTTTTGTTAGACAAATATATGTAAAAATTTAATATTGTCAAACAATTTTCAGTAAACGTTAGACGAAATGGGTTTTAATCTAAGTGTAATTATTATTTTTTGTTTAAGTTTGTGTAGTAAATATTTAGACATGAGCAAGTATACAATGGCACAAATAGTGGCTTTAACTGGTATTAAAGCACATACTTTGCGTAAGTGGGAGACTAGATATAATTTCTTGGACCCGGAACGTACAGATACTAATATTCGCTATTATTCTGATAATCAATTGAAGAAATTATTGAATATTGCTGTTTTGACCCGGAATGGTTACCGCATTTCTAAGATTGATAAAATGACGGATGATGAAATTCATAAAACCATTTCTAATGGAATTACTGAAGGAAATTATGAAGATGAAATTAGTGCTCTCGTTATTAGTATGCTCGATATGGACGAGGTTTCTTTTAATGACGTGCTAAGAACTCAAATAGTTAAAAAGGGTCTATTGGCAACAGTAACAGAATTAGTATATCCCTTTCTTCATCAAGTAGGAGTGCTTTGGGGTATTAATAAAGTCATGCCAGCTCAAGAACATTTTATTTCGAATTTAATTAAGCGGAAAATGTTCGCTTCAATTGATGTTCTTGCTTATCCTCCAAAAGGTGCGCCAAGTATATTAATGTTTTTAACTGAAGATGAATATCATGAAATAGCACTTTTACTTGCGTATTATATAGCCCGAGAAATGGGATGGAGTGTATACTACTTAGGTCAAGATGTGCCTACGGAAAATATTAAGCAAGTTATAAAAGAAGTAAAGCCAAACTTAATGTTGTCGATGTTTGTAACACCAACAGAGCAACCCGCTAAAGTAAAAGTTGAAGCGATACTAGAGCAAGGAGATGTGCCTTTACTTATTTCTGGTAATCCAACAAATTTAGAAGGTATTATGGATGATAAAAGAATTATCTACTTATCACATCCAAATGATTTAATTAAGAATTTAAAAGCAATAAAACCTGCTTAAGTTTATAAGCAGGAGGTAGGAGTTCTTGTTTTTCTTAAAATGAATTTAAGCATAAGAAACATTTAATTCTAGAAGCTCATCGATATAATCTCTAGTATTTGAAAGTCGTGGAACTTTATGTTGACCACCAAGTTTGTTATTTTGTTTGAGCCAATCGTGAAACAAATTTTTTCTGGCTATGGTTATTTTTGGTTTATTTAAAGTAATACTATTATAACGCTTCGCTTCATAATCTGAATTTAAAGCTTTCAACGCATTGTCAAAAAGTTCATTAAAGTAATCGATATCTGTAGGCGGCGTTTTAAATTCTATAAGCCATTGGTGCGCACCTTTTTCTTTTCCTACCATAAAAATAGGGGCAGCGGTATAATCTACTATTTCGGCTTCAGTTTTAGCACACACATTTTTTAATGCTTCTTCTGCGTTTTCAATAATAAGTTCTTCACCAAAAACATTAATATGGTGTTTTGTGCGGCCAGAAACTTTTATTCTATAAGGACTTAAGGAAGTAAACCTGATGGTGTCGCCAATTTTGTATCGCCACAATCCGGCATTAGTTGTTATTATAACCGCATAAT
The window above is part of the Algibacter sp. L3A6 genome. Proteins encoded here:
- a CDS encoding MerR family transcriptional regulator, whose product is MSKYTMAQIVALTGIKAHTLRKWETRYNFLDPERTDTNIRYYSDNQLKKLLNIAVLTRNGYRISKIDKMTDDEIHKTISNGITEGNYEDEISALVISMLDMDEVSFNDVLRTQIVKKGLLATVTELVYPFLHQVGVLWGINKVMPAQEHFISNLIKRKMFASIDVLAYPPKGAPSILMFLTEDEYHEIALLLAYYIAREMGWSVYYLGQDVPTENIKQVIKEVKPNLMLSMFVTPTEQPAKVKVEAILEQGDVPLLISGNPTNLEGIMDDKRIIYLSHPNDLIKNLKAIKPA